A genomic segment from Natator depressus isolate rNatDep1 chromosome 19, rNatDep2.hap1, whole genome shotgun sequence encodes:
- the LOC141974472 gene encoding CYFIP-related Rac1 interactor A-like isoform X1 — MGNLLKVLTYNDLEQGPNFFLDFEHAQPTEAETAVWNQVNAVLEEAQTILAELQSYTGAGLEIREAIQNPNDFQLQEKAWNAVCPLVAKLKRFYEFSLRLENALRSLLEALTSPPYAPTQHLEREQALAKQFAEILHFTLSFDEFKMTNPAIQNDFSYYRRTLSRNRINNLQLEAESDVNNEMANRMSLFYAEATPMLKTLSNATTKFVSENKTLPIEDTTDCLSTMACVCRVMLETPEYRSRFTNTETLLFCMRVMVGVIILYDHVHPVGAFAKTSKIDMKGCIKVLKDQPSTSTEGLLNALRYTTRHLNDDTTSKQIRALLQVRL; from the exons ATGGGGAACCTTCTTAAAGTGTTGACTTATAACGACCTTGAACAAGGCCCTAATTTTTTCCTTGACTTTGAAC ATGCTCAGCCCACCGAAGCCGAGACAGCTGTGTGGAACCAGGTCAATGCCGTGCTAGAGGAAGCACAGACAATCCTGGCTGAACTGCAGTCCTACacgggggctgggctggagatTAGAGAG GCAATCCAAAATCCCAACGACTTCCAGCTCCAGGAGAAGGCCTGGAACGCCGTGTGCCCTCTAGTGGCAAAGCTGAAACGCTTCTATGAGTTCTCTCTTCGACTGG AGAATGCTTTGCGCAGCTTGCTGGAAGCTCTGACTAGCCCGCCCTATGCGCCGACTCAGCACCTTGAGAGAGAACAAGCCCTAGCAAAGCAGTTTGCAGAAATCCTACACTTCACCCTCAGCTTCGACGAGTTCAAG ATGACCAACCCTGCCATCCAGAACGATTTTAGCTACTACAGAAGAACCCTCAGCCGAAATCGCATTAACAATTTACAG TTGGAGGCTGAGAGTGACGTTAACAATGAAATGGCCAACAGGATGTCTCTCTTCTACGCAGAGGCCACGCCTATGCTTAAAACTCTAAGCAACGCCACAACCAAGTTTGTTTCAGAG AACAAGACCCTCCCTATTGAGGACACAACTGACTGTCTGAGCACCATGGCCTGTGTCTGCAGGGTGATGCTGGAGACCCC GGAATACAGGAGCCGGTTTACCAACACCGagactcttctcttctgcatgcGAGTGATGGTTGGAGTCATTATCCTCTACGATCACGTTCACCCCGTAGGGGCTTTCGCAAAGACCTCCAAAATTGAC ATGAAAGGATGCATCAAAGTCTTGAAAGATCAGCCTTCAACCAGCACAGAGGGGCTCCTGAACGCACTGAG GTACACCACCCGGCACCTCAACGACGACACCACGTCCAAGCAGATCCGGGCCCTGCTGCA GGTCCGGCTGTGA
- the LOC141974472 gene encoding CYFIP-related Rac1 interactor A-like isoform X4 has product MGNLIKVLGKDLENCPHFFLDFENAQPTEAETAVWNQVNAVLEEAQTILAELQSYTGAGLEIREAIQNPNDFQLQEKAWNAVCPLVAKLKRFYEFSLRLENALRSLLEALTSPPYAPTQHLEREQALAKQFAEILHFTLSFDEFKMTNPAIQNDFSYYRRTLSRNRINNLQLEAESDVNNEMANRMSLFYAEATPMLKTLSNATTKFVSENKTLPIEDTTDCLSTMACVCRVMLETPEYRSRFTNTETLLFCMRVMVGVIILYDHVHPVGAFAKTSKIDMKGCIKVLKDQPSTSTEGLLNALRYTTRHLNDDTTSKQIRALLQ; this is encoded by the exons ATGCTCAGCCCACCGAAGCCGAGACAGCTGTGTGGAACCAGGTCAATGCCGTGCTAGAGGAAGCACAGACAATCCTGGCTGAACTGCAGTCCTACacgggggctgggctggagatTAGAGAG GCAATCCAAAATCCCAACGACTTCCAGCTCCAGGAGAAGGCCTGGAACGCCGTGTGCCCTCTAGTGGCAAAGCTGAAACGCTTCTATGAGTTCTCTCTTCGACTGG AGAATGCTTTGCGCAGCTTGCTGGAAGCTCTGACTAGCCCGCCCTATGCGCCGACTCAGCACCTTGAGAGAGAACAAGCCCTAGCAAAGCAGTTTGCAGAAATCCTACACTTCACCCTCAGCTTCGACGAGTTCAAG ATGACCAACCCTGCCATCCAGAACGATTTTAGCTACTACAGAAGAACCCTCAGCCGAAATCGCATTAACAATTTACAG TTGGAGGCTGAGAGTGACGTTAACAATGAAATGGCCAACAGGATGTCTCTCTTCTACGCAGAGGCCACGCCTATGCTTAAAACTCTAAGCAACGCCACAACCAAGTTTGTTTCAGAG AACAAGACCCTCCCTATTGAGGACACAACTGACTGTCTGAGCACCATGGCCTGTGTCTGCAGGGTGATGCTGGAGACCCC GGAATACAGGAGCCGGTTTACCAACACCGagactcttctcttctgcatgcGAGTGATGGTTGGAGTCATTATCCTCTACGATCACGTTCACCCCGTAGGGGCTTTCGCAAAGACCTCCAAAATTGAC ATGAAAGGATGCATCAAAGTCTTGAAAGATCAGCCTTCAACCAGCACAGAGGGGCTCCTGAACGCACTGAG GTACACCACCCGGCACCTCAACGACGACACCACGTCCAAGCAGATCCGGGCCCTGCTGCAGTGA
- the LOC141974472 gene encoding CYFIP-related Rac1 interactor A-like isoform X2 produces MGNLIKVLGKDLENCPHFFLDFENAQPTEAETAVWNQVNAVLEEAQTILAELQSYTGAGLEIREAIQNPNDFQLQEKAWNAVCPLVAKLKRFYEFSLRLENALRSLLEALTSPPYAPTQHLEREQALAKQFAEILHFTLSFDEFKMTNPAIQNDFSYYRRTLSRNRINNLQLEAESDVNNEMANRMSLFYAEATPMLKTLSNATTKFVSENKTLPIEDTTDCLSTMACVCRVMLETPEYRSRFTNTETLLFCMRVMVGVIILYDHVHPVGAFAKTSKIDMKGCIKVLKDQPSTSTEGLLNALRYTTRHLNDDTTSKQIRALLQVRL; encoded by the exons ATGCTCAGCCCACCGAAGCCGAGACAGCTGTGTGGAACCAGGTCAATGCCGTGCTAGAGGAAGCACAGACAATCCTGGCTGAACTGCAGTCCTACacgggggctgggctggagatTAGAGAG GCAATCCAAAATCCCAACGACTTCCAGCTCCAGGAGAAGGCCTGGAACGCCGTGTGCCCTCTAGTGGCAAAGCTGAAACGCTTCTATGAGTTCTCTCTTCGACTGG AGAATGCTTTGCGCAGCTTGCTGGAAGCTCTGACTAGCCCGCCCTATGCGCCGACTCAGCACCTTGAGAGAGAACAAGCCCTAGCAAAGCAGTTTGCAGAAATCCTACACTTCACCCTCAGCTTCGACGAGTTCAAG ATGACCAACCCTGCCATCCAGAACGATTTTAGCTACTACAGAAGAACCCTCAGCCGAAATCGCATTAACAATTTACAG TTGGAGGCTGAGAGTGACGTTAACAATGAAATGGCCAACAGGATGTCTCTCTTCTACGCAGAGGCCACGCCTATGCTTAAAACTCTAAGCAACGCCACAACCAAGTTTGTTTCAGAG AACAAGACCCTCCCTATTGAGGACACAACTGACTGTCTGAGCACCATGGCCTGTGTCTGCAGGGTGATGCTGGAGACCCC GGAATACAGGAGCCGGTTTACCAACACCGagactcttctcttctgcatgcGAGTGATGGTTGGAGTCATTATCCTCTACGATCACGTTCACCCCGTAGGGGCTTTCGCAAAGACCTCCAAAATTGAC ATGAAAGGATGCATCAAAGTCTTGAAAGATCAGCCTTCAACCAGCACAGAGGGGCTCCTGAACGCACTGAG GTACACCACCCGGCACCTCAACGACGACACCACGTCCAAGCAGATCCGGGCCCTGCTGCA GGTCCGGCTGTGA
- the LOC141974472 gene encoding CYFIP-related Rac1 interactor A-like isoform X3 has protein sequence MGNLLKVLTYNDLEQGPNFFLDFEHAQPTEAETAVWNQVNAVLEEAQTILAELQSYTGAGLEIREAIQNPNDFQLQEKAWNAVCPLVAKLKRFYEFSLRLENALRSLLEALTSPPYAPTQHLEREQALAKQFAEILHFTLSFDEFKMTNPAIQNDFSYYRRTLSRNRINNLQLEAESDVNNEMANRMSLFYAEATPMLKTLSNATTKFVSENKTLPIEDTTDCLSTMACVCRVMLETPEYRSRFTNTETLLFCMRVMVGVIILYDHVHPVGAFAKTSKIDMKGCIKVLKDQPSTSTEGLLNALRYTTRHLNDDTTSKQIRALLQ, from the exons ATGGGGAACCTTCTTAAAGTGTTGACTTATAACGACCTTGAACAAGGCCCTAATTTTTTCCTTGACTTTGAAC ATGCTCAGCCCACCGAAGCCGAGACAGCTGTGTGGAACCAGGTCAATGCCGTGCTAGAGGAAGCACAGACAATCCTGGCTGAACTGCAGTCCTACacgggggctgggctggagatTAGAGAG GCAATCCAAAATCCCAACGACTTCCAGCTCCAGGAGAAGGCCTGGAACGCCGTGTGCCCTCTAGTGGCAAAGCTGAAACGCTTCTATGAGTTCTCTCTTCGACTGG AGAATGCTTTGCGCAGCTTGCTGGAAGCTCTGACTAGCCCGCCCTATGCGCCGACTCAGCACCTTGAGAGAGAACAAGCCCTAGCAAAGCAGTTTGCAGAAATCCTACACTTCACCCTCAGCTTCGACGAGTTCAAG ATGACCAACCCTGCCATCCAGAACGATTTTAGCTACTACAGAAGAACCCTCAGCCGAAATCGCATTAACAATTTACAG TTGGAGGCTGAGAGTGACGTTAACAATGAAATGGCCAACAGGATGTCTCTCTTCTACGCAGAGGCCACGCCTATGCTTAAAACTCTAAGCAACGCCACAACCAAGTTTGTTTCAGAG AACAAGACCCTCCCTATTGAGGACACAACTGACTGTCTGAGCACCATGGCCTGTGTCTGCAGGGTGATGCTGGAGACCCC GGAATACAGGAGCCGGTTTACCAACACCGagactcttctcttctgcatgcGAGTGATGGTTGGAGTCATTATCCTCTACGATCACGTTCACCCCGTAGGGGCTTTCGCAAAGACCTCCAAAATTGAC ATGAAAGGATGCATCAAAGTCTTGAAAGATCAGCCTTCAACCAGCACAGAGGGGCTCCTGAACGCACTGAG GTACACCACCCGGCACCTCAACGACGACACCACGTCCAAGCAGATCCGGGCCCTGCTGCAGTGA